The Undibacterium cyanobacteriorum genomic sequence GCCAAAGGTCATTCCGTTGGCGCGCTCTACATTGCTTTGTGGTCGCGTTCATATCTGAGCGACGCTGACCTGCAAACTTTTCACAAAGATCATACCCATCTTGCGGGACACCCTGTTGCTGGCTGGTCTCCTCATGTCAGTGTGGCGACGGGCAGTTTAGGACATGGGTTCCCGGTTGCGACTGGGATGGCGATGGCAAAACAATTGCAAGGGCAAGAAGGCCGAGTGTATTGTTTGATGTCCGATGGTGAATGGCAGGAAGGGTCGAATTGGGAGGCGCTGATTTTTGCTGCGCATAGACAGTTGGACAAACTCACGGTCTTAGTCGATGTCAATGGTTTGCAAGGCTTTGGTTCGACGACCGAAATCGCTTCGATGGGTGAGCTCGCGCAAAGAATCATAGCCTTCGGCGCCACTGTGCGCGAGATCGATGGACATGATCCGCAAAGTCTATCGAGTCTGTTGCAAGCGCCTCAGCAAGGTTTCCAAGTGATCTTATTGAAGACGATTAAGGGCAAAGGCGTGTCCTTCATGGAAGGGAAAATGGAATGGCATTACTTGCCACTCAATGCCGATCAATATGCCCTCGCTTGCCAAGAAATTGAGGAGGGCGCGTCATCATGAGAAATGCTGCGAGCCTGGTCTGGCAAAAACTCTTCGAGCAACAAGAATATGCGTTTATCACCGGTGACCTCGGTTTTATGGCCTTGGAACCGGTGCGCGACAAGTTGGGCAAATGGTTTATAAACGGCGGGATCTCCGAGCAAAACATCGTATCGATGGCAGCGGGCATGAGCAAGATGGGAGTGCAGACCTGGGTGTATAGCATCGCCCCCTTCATCTATGCCCGACCATTCGAGCAAATTCGTAACGATGTTTGCTTAAATCAATTGCCGGTGCGCTTAGTCGGCAATGGCGGTGGTTATGCTTACGGTTCGATGGGATCGTCGCATCATGCCATCGAAGATTACGGTGCGATGCTGACTTTGCAGGGCATGCAAGTGTATGTCCCCGCTTTTGCAGAAGATGTAGAAGATGCCGTATGGTGCATGGCGAAGCGCGAGCAACCAGCCTACTTGCGCTTGGGGCGCTGTGAAAAGCCTAAAGATTTTGTGTTACCTGCTTACGCGCCATGGCGTCAATTGATTGAAGGCGATCGTCATATCATAGTGGTGGTCGGGCCATTGGCTGGTGGTTTTATTGCGCCGCTGTTGGCGCTGCCGCGTGAACAGCGTCCGGCTTTGTGGGTCTTGAGTGAATTGCCCTATGGTTTTGAGCACTTGCCGCCCCTGCTGTTGCAAGGACTTGCTAATCAGCGCGAGCTGGTTGTGGTGGAAGAACATGTGGCGCATGGTAGTGCGGGGCATCATTTGTTAGCGAGCCTGCACCAACGCGGGATTGCACCAGCCGGCTTCCGTCATTTCTGCGCGCAAGGTTATCCCTCTGCATACTATGGTTCGCAAGTATTCCATCGCGCTGAGTCGAGTATCGATGCCATCAGCGTGTTGCGTGCTTTGCAGGAATAGGTGGGGCGGTGCAACGGTGCACCTACCACAACAAGATGTATCGAGCGCCCTAGCACTTAACGGTGCTCGACAAATGAATTCAGGATAGTGAGACGATGGACGATCTGCAACGAAAAATTCTTAATCTGCAAGGCCCTATTTTGGTGTTGGGGGCAAGCGGCTTTGTTGGTGCTAACTTGATGCGCACCTTGTTGCGTTACCGTAGCGATGTGTTCGGTACCTGCTCGAAATTGCCAGCATGGCGTCTCGATGGTTTGCCAGAAGAAAATGTCATTTTGTGTGACTTGATGGTGCCGGCCAATATTGAAGTGCTGCTCGATCGTACGCGTCCTTTGACGATTTTTGATTGCGTATCGTATGGCGCTTACTCTTTCCAAAATGATGTCGACCTGATTTATCGCACCAATGTCAACGTCGCCGTCAATTTGATGGAGCTGCTGCAAAAACGTGGTGTTCACGCTTACATTCATGCCGGTTCTTCATCAGAGTATGGCAACCTCGCTAGCGGCCCCGCCGAAGATGCCATGACCGCACCAAATAGTCATTATGCAGTTTCCAAATGTGCGGTGGCAGATCTAATTCAATTCAAAGGCAAGATGCATGGATTGCCTTGTATGAATTTGCGCCTTTATTCGATTTTTGGACCGCTC encodes the following:
- a CDS encoding transketolase, which produces MSHDSQIVSQFVELRRAARRRLLQMHYEAKVGHIGGNLSCLDAILFLHHFVMGEHDQFVLAKGHSVGALYIALWSRSYLSDADLQTFHKDHTHLAGHPVAGWSPHVSVATGSLGHGFPVATGMAMAKQLQGQEGRVYCLMSDGEWQEGSNWEALIFAAHRQLDKLTVLVDVNGLQGFGSTTEIASMGELAQRIIAFGATVREIDGHDPQSLSSLLQAPQQGFQVILLKTIKGKGVSFMEGKMEWHYLPLNADQYALACQEIEEGASS
- a CDS encoding transketolase, yielding MRNAASLVWQKLFEQQEYAFITGDLGFMALEPVRDKLGKWFINGGISEQNIVSMAAGMSKMGVQTWVYSIAPFIYARPFEQIRNDVCLNQLPVRLVGNGGGYAYGSMGSSHHAIEDYGAMLTLQGMQVYVPAFAEDVEDAVWCMAKREQPAYLRLGRCEKPKDFVLPAYAPWRQLIEGDRHIIVVVGPLAGGFIAPLLALPREQRPALWVLSELPYGFEHLPPLLLQGLANQRELVVVEEHVAHGSAGHHLLASLHQRGIAPAGFRHFCAQGYPSAYYGSQVFHRAESSIDAISVLRALQE